A stretch of Vigna angularis cultivar LongXiaoDou No.4 chromosome 4, ASM1680809v1, whole genome shotgun sequence DNA encodes these proteins:
- the LOC128196236 gene encoding uncharacterized protein LOC128196236: MSMILELLAEAFEHAKIPNSFYEAKKVISKLGLHYTKIDACPNDCMLYVGEDKDKDSCTKRKTSRWKPKKRNTIGDDVVVNKRKKIPAKVLRYFPLKPRLQRMFLSSKIVEHMRWHASESTDEGMLRHPRDSDAWKKFDLMHPQFALDPRNVRLGLATDGFNPYGNLSTNHSIWPVVLIPYNLPPWMCMKQSSFILSMIIPGKRAPGNDIDVYLQPLIEDLKELWNTGIKTFDSYGNEVFDMRAAILWTISDFPGLGTLFGWNTHTGLACLRCNFDTTPKKLVKGGKFCFISHRRWLDGRHKFRLAHSRFDGTIENRSQPMAISGHDILQQLGNVHVEFGKEPIVEERSKRQRRVDHPKVDTLQWRKKSIFFGLPYWVDNLLHHNLDVMHIEKNVCDNILFTLLIDSTNNKCKDNLKARKDLQLWGIRPDLWPDENGRYLPSIYTLSNVNKDIFLKTLKNITVPDGYSSNISRCVDVKQRKIGGLKSHDSHVLMEQILPLAIRKTLPKEVSSILIDLCSFFKQLCNKVLKIDQLVQLQDRVVLTLCHMEMLFPPSFFTVMVHLIVHLVEDAKRGGPVQYRWMYPIERYLGKLKSYVRNKAQAEGSIAEGYLAEECLTFCSRYLDGIETVFNRLRRVDDEPSIGSCIVSTLFPSIGKAVGGFTYFTLSEKEKLQAHRHILTNSAIVDPFLQ, encoded by the coding sequence ATGTCCATGATACTGGAATTGCTAGCAGAGGCATTTGAACATGCTAAAATTCCAAATTCATTTTATGAAGCCAAAAAAGTGATTAGCAAGCTTGGTCTTCATTACACCAAAATTGATGCTTGCCCGAATGattgtatgttgtatgttggAGAAGACAAAGATAAAGATTCTTGTACGAAACGTAAGACATCAAGATGGAAGCCAAAAAAGAGAAATACAATTGGTGACGATGTTGTTGTTAATAAGCGAAAGAAGATTCCTGCAAAGGTGTTAAGGTATTTTCCTTTAAAGCCTCGATTACAGAGGATGTTTTTGTCATCTAAAATAGTTGAGCATATGAGATGGCATGCATCAGAAAGTACGGATGAAGGCATGTTAAGACATCCAAGAGATTCTGACGCATGGAAGAAATTTGACTTGATGCACCCTCAATTTGCCTTAGACCCTCGAAACGTGAGACTCGGTTTAGCTACTGATGGGTTCAATCCATATGGGAACTTGAGCACCAATCACAGTATTTGGCCAGTTGTTCTCATACCATACAACCTTCCTCCTTGGATGTGTATGAAACAAAGTTCATTCATTTTGTCCATGATCATTCCTGGAAAGCGAGCACCGGGAAATGATATTGATGTTTACTTACAACCATTAATAGAAGATTTGAAGGAGTTGTGGAACACTGGAATTAAAACTTTTGATTCATATGGAAATGAAGTATTTGATATGCGTGCAGCCATATTGTGGACTATTAGTGACTTTCCAGGACTTGGAACCTTATTTGGATGGAACACACATACAGGATTGGCATGTCTGagatgtaattttgacactacTCCTAAGAAGCTTGTCAAAGGTgggaaattttgttttataagtcATCGTCGGTGGTTAGATGGAAGACATAAGTTCAGATTGGCTCATAGCAGGTTTGATGGAACTATTGAAAATAGAAGCCAACCAATGGCAATCTCAGGACATGATATCCTACAACAACTTGGGAATGTTCACGTTGAATTTGGGAAAGAACCTATAGTTGAAGAAAGGTCAAAAAGACAACGCAGAGTTGATCATCCTAAGGTAGATACTCTACAATGGCGAAAGAAGAGTATATTTTTTGGCCTTCCTTATTGGGTAGATAACTTATTGCACCACAATCTGGATGTTatgcacattgaaaaaaatgtttgtgacaatATATTGTTTACATTGTTGATTGatagtacaaataataaatgcaaAGACAATCTAAAGGCAAGAAAGGACTTACAACTTTGGGGTATTAGACCAGATCTGTGGCCTGATGAGAATGGTAGATATCTTCCTAGTATATATACATTGTCAAATGTAAATAAGgatatatttctaaaaacttTGAAGAATATAACTGTACCTGATGGTTACTCAAGTAACATCAGTAGATGTGTTGATGTCAAACAACGTAAGATTGGAGGACTAAAAAGTCATGACTCACATGTGTTGATGGAGCAAATTCTTCCTTTGGCAATAAGAAAGACACTCCCTAAAGAAGTGTCCTCTATTTTGATTGATCTATGctctttttttaaacaattatgtaataaagttttgaagataGATCAACTTGTCCAATTACAAGATAGAGTTGTCCTCACATTATGTCACATGGAGATGTTATTCCCTCCTTCTTTTTTCACAGtgatggttcatttgattgtgcATTTAGTAGAAGATGCCAAGCGTGGAGGACCTGTCCAATAtcgatggatgtatcctattgagagGTACTTAGGAAAATTGAAGTCTTATGTGCGTAATAAGGCACAAGCTGAAGGCTCAATAGCTGAAGGGTACTTGGCTGAAGAGTGCTTAACTTTTTGTTCTAGATACTTAGATGGAATTGAGACTGTGTTCAATAGATTGCGTCGTGTTGATGATGAACCGAGTATTGGCTCTTGTATTGTAAGCACTTTATTCCCATCGATCGGAAAAGCAGTTGGAGGTTTCACTTATTTCACTTTATCTGAAAAGGAAAAGTTACAGGCACATCGTCATATCTTAACAAACAGTGCCATAGTTGATCCATTTCTTCAGTAA